A segment of the Myxococcales bacterium genome:
GTCCCTTGCTCCTGCTCTTCATCGTCTACCACCTGCTCCACTTCACGACGGGGCACGTGCACCCTCGTTTCCAGGAGGGCGACGTCTACCAGAACCTGGTGGTTGGCTTTCAGCAGCCGGCCGTCGCGGGCTTCTACATCATCTCGATGATCGCGCTCGGGCTTCACCTCTACCACGGCGTCTGGAGCCTCATGCAGAGCCTCGGCCTCGCGCACTCGCGCTGGAATCCCCTCCGCCACTCTGTCGCGACGTTCTTCGCCGCGGTGATTGTCGTCGGCAACATCTCCTTCCCGGTCGCGGTCCTGACCGGCTTCGTCAAGTGAGCGCGATGCAGCTCGATAGCAAGATCCCCTCCGGCCCCGTCGGCGAGAAGTGGCAAAAGCACCGCTTCGACATGAAGCTCGTGAACCCCGCCAACAAGCGGAAGTTCACCGTCATCATGGTCGGCTCCGGTCTCGCTGGCGCCGGCGGCGCCGCGTCCCTGGCCGAGCTCGGCTACAACGTCAGCTGCTTCTGCTACCAGGACAGCCCGCGCCGCGCTCACTCCATCGCCGCGCAAGGCGGCATCAACGCCGCGAAGAACTACCGAAACGACGGCGACAGCGTCTACCGGCTCTTCTACGACACGGTGAAGGGGGGCGACTTCCGCGCCCGCGAAGCGAACGTCCATCGCCTCGCCGAGATCAGCGTCAACATCATCGACCAGAGCGTGGCCCTCGGCGTGCCGTTCGCGCGCGAATACGGCGGCCTCCTCGACAACCGGTCCTTTGGCGGCGCGCAAGTGTCGCGCACGTTCTACGCGCGCGGTCAGACGGGGCAACAGCTCCTCTTGGGCGCGTACTCGGCGCTCGAGCGGCAGATCGGCGCCGGCAAAGTGACGATGTTCCCTCGCCACGAGATGGTCGAGCTCATCGTCATCGACGGCCGCGCCCGCGGCATCGTGACGCGCGACATGGTGACGGGAAAGATCGAAGCCCACGTGGCCGACGCCGTGTGCCTCGCCACCGGCGGCTACGGCAACGTCTTCTACCTCTCCACGAACGCCAAGGGCTGCAACGCCACGGCCATCTGGCGCGCGCACCGCAAGGGCGCCCTCTTCGCCAACCCCTGCTACACGCAGATTCACCCGACCTGCATCCCCGTGAGCGGCGAGCACCAGTCGAAGCTCACGCTCATGAGCGAGTCGCTCCGCAACGACGGTCGCGTCTGGGTGCCCAAGAAGAAGGGCGACGAGCGGCCTCCGCACAAGATCCCCGAGGGCGACCGCGACTACTACCTCGAGCGAAAATACCCGAGCTTCGGCAACCTCGCTCCGCGCGATATCTCGTCCCGCGCCGCCA
Coding sequences within it:
- a CDS encoding fumarate reductase/succinate dehydrogenase flavoprotein subunit; translated protein: MQLDSKIPSGPVGEKWQKHRFDMKLVNPANKRKFTVIMVGSGLAGAGGAASLAELGYNVSCFCYQDSPRRAHSIAAQGGINAAKNYRNDGDSVYRLFYDTVKGGDFRAREANVHRLAEISVNIIDQSVALGVPFAREYGGLLDNRSFGGAQVSRTFYARGQTGQQLLLGAYSALERQIGAGKVTMFPRHEMVELIVIDGRARGIVTRDMVTGKIEAHVADAVCLATGGYGNVFYLSTNAKGCNATAIWRAHRKGALFANPCYTQIHPTCIPVSGEHQSKLTLMSESLRNDGRVWVPKKKGDERPPHKIPEGDRDYYLERKYPSFGNLAPRDISSRAAKEACDDGRGVGPEVGGVRRGVYLDFEDAIKRLGEPAIAAKYGNLFEMYERITNDNPYKVPMRIYPAVHYTMGGLWVDYNLMSTIPGLHVLGEANFSDHGANRLGASALMQGLADGYFIIPYTIGNYLAQTKLEKVDTDHPEVKAAVDAAKGRTKKFLDIGGKRSAASFHRELGALMWEYCGMARNEEGLKKVLGLIPELREEFWKNLSVPGGAAELNQSLEQAGRVADFLDLGELLCTDALERRESCGGHFRTEFQTSDGEAERNDKEFCHVAAWEWKGEGEKPVRHTEALQFDNVHLATRSYK